Proteins from a genomic interval of Rhodothermales bacterium:
- a CDS encoding 1-acyl-sn-glycerol-3-phosphate acyltransferase, protein MQTLVSIWAWFSIAALIVIWVPIMFVVHLLDRDPARYRTGRWFRRLGAAMTRANPMWSVQVSGYRPPNPRHPFVVVGNHQSLADIPVFSRLPWDMKWVGKAEVFRVPVIGWMMRLSLDIPVERDNRRSRAAVMIQASKRLKENVSIMIMPEGTRSPDGRVGTFNDGAFALAIRSGVPVLPVAMDGTIDALPRDNWRFGSARDIRLHVFEPVPVDGLSTSDAADLREQVRQMIVAKIAAWRGVPPSEVDAL, encoded by the coding sequence ATGCAGACCCTCGTTTCCATTTGGGCCTGGTTCTCCATTGCGGCACTCATTGTGATCTGGGTGCCGATCATGTTCGTCGTGCACCTTCTGGACCGCGATCCGGCGCGGTATCGCACCGGTCGCTGGTTCCGTCGGCTGGGGGCAGCCATGACTCGAGCCAATCCCATGTGGAGCGTGCAGGTCAGTGGCTACCGGCCGCCGAACCCCCGCCATCCGTTTGTGGTGGTTGGCAACCACCAGTCGTTGGCCGATATCCCCGTCTTCTCCCGACTGCCATGGGACATGAAGTGGGTCGGCAAGGCGGAGGTGTTTCGCGTGCCGGTGATCGGCTGGATGATGCGGCTTTCGCTCGACATACCCGTGGAACGTGACAATCGTCGGAGTCGGGCCGCCGTCATGATCCAGGCCTCGAAGCGACTCAAGGAGAACGTTTCGATCATGATCATGCCAGAGGGGACCCGCTCCCCGGACGGACGTGTGGGCACGTTCAATGACGGCGCTTTTGCCCTCGCCATTCGGTCCGGAGTGCCTGTGCTCCCGGTTGCCATGGACGGCACGATCGACGCCCTCCCCCGCGACAACTGGCGGTTCGGCTCGGCACGTGACATTCGACTGCATGTTTTCGAGCCTGTCCCGGTCGATGGGCTCTCGACATCCGACGCCGCCGACCTCCGAGAACAGGTGCGGCAGATGATTGTCGCGAAGATCGCCGCCTGGCGAGGCGTGCCGCCATCCGAGGTCGATGCCCTGTGA
- a CDS encoding alpha/beta fold hydrolase has product MAGRPALERRPHRTHDGCHLETAHFHARGDERGIILVPPLIGGSYVMFGRQFGLLVRCGFRVVSFNYRGHPPSRGLFDLRRAYSDTLDVLRTLRNAHPGKPLHVIGMCSGSLPLFHALDHAPELVDRVVFVNAIHHIQQTATPLEAARLYVRARGVRPPAGMGDAVSAVLDAIFPEIEKDATRFGLLPYENVRTWSVARDYLGVLAPRVRDMHKPALCCYGRGDAMLGLAEEPTLSSYKAAFRASFPGIVFAGFDADHFMDGHREAVSEQILAFLDQ; this is encoded by the coding sequence ATGGCAGGACGTCCCGCGCTCGAACGCCGGCCCCATCGCACGCACGATGGGTGCCACCTGGAGACCGCACACTTTCACGCCCGCGGCGACGAGCGCGGCATCATCCTCGTGCCGCCCCTGATAGGCGGCTCGTATGTCATGTTCGGTCGGCAGTTCGGGCTGTTGGTGCGATGCGGTTTTCGGGTGGTTTCCTTCAACTACCGCGGCCATCCACCCTCCCGCGGACTCTTCGATTTGAGGCGGGCCTACTCCGACACGCTGGACGTGCTGCGCACGCTGCGAAACGCCCACCCCGGCAAGCCCCTGCACGTCATTGGCATGTGCTCAGGGTCCCTGCCGCTGTTCCATGCGCTCGATCACGCACCGGAGCTGGTGGATCGGGTGGTGTTCGTCAACGCCATCCATCACATCCAGCAAACAGCCACACCCCTCGAGGCAGCCCGCCTCTATGTGCGTGCGCGAGGTGTTCGGCCTCCGGCCGGTATGGGCGATGCGGTCTCGGCTGTCCTGGACGCCATCTTCCCTGAGATCGAGAAGGATGCCACGCGATTCGGGCTACTGCCGTATGAGAACGTGCGCACCTGGAGTGTGGCGCGGGACTATCTCGGCGTGCTGGCTCCCCGAGTCCGGGACATGCACAAGCCGGCCCTGTGTTGCTACGGCCGAGGGGACGCGATGCTGGGGCTGGCTGAAGAGCCCACGCTGAGCTCCTATAAGGCCGCCTTCAGGGCATCCTTTCCCGGCATCGTGTTCGCCGGGTTTGACGCAGACCACTTCATGGATGGACACAGAGAGGCGGTGTCCGAACAGATCCTGGCATTCCTGGATCAATGA
- a CDS encoding Gfo/Idh/MocA family oxidoreductase: MMLSLLALLALLALSPTSDQPDPVRVAVVGLTHTHVHWILGREDRGDIEIVGIWEPNEDLAGRYIEQHGLSPDLYYGDLDTMLDETEPEAVTVFTSIYEHLEVVEQVAPRGIHIMVEKPLAVSMDHALRMAELAKTHGVHLLTNYETTWYPSVHRTRAMVEAGELGPMRKMVIRDGHRGPKEIGVNEEFLEWLTDPVLNGGGAITDFGCYGANIATWLMEGQRPQTVFAVTQTHKPDIYPHVDDEATIVLTYPGAQAIIQASWNWPVSRKDMAVYGRDAYVYADDGSRMRTRAGDDEPEHTFSADPADAPVDDPFAYLALVVRGELDPAQDLNSLPINLIVMEILDAARESARTGSAIRLAD; this comes from the coding sequence ATGATGCTTTCGCTACTGGCCCTGCTGGCCCTGCTGGCCCTGAGTCCGACCTCTGATCAGCCCGACCCCGTCCGGGTCGCCGTCGTGGGCCTTACACACACGCACGTGCACTGGATACTCGGCCGCGAGGACCGGGGCGACATCGAGATCGTCGGGATCTGGGAGCCGAATGAAGATCTGGCCGGCCGCTACATCGAGCAGCATGGCCTCTCACCCGATCTCTACTACGGGGACCTGGACACCATGCTCGACGAAACCGAGCCGGAAGCGGTCACGGTGTTCACCTCCATCTACGAACACCTGGAGGTGGTCGAGCAGGTGGCCCCGCGAGGCATTCACATCATGGTGGAGAAGCCTCTGGCCGTGTCGATGGACCACGCCCTGCGCATGGCCGAGCTTGCGAAGACCCACGGGGTGCACCTACTCACCAACTATGAGACCACGTGGTACCCGAGCGTGCATCGTACCCGGGCGATGGTGGAAGCCGGCGAGCTGGGCCCGATGCGGAAGATGGTCATTCGCGATGGGCACCGCGGCCCAAAGGAGATCGGCGTCAACGAGGAATTTCTGGAATGGCTCACGGATCCGGTACTCAACGGCGGCGGTGCGATCACCGATTTCGGGTGCTATGGAGCGAACATCGCGACCTGGTTGATGGAAGGACAGCGTCCCCAGACGGTATTCGCGGTGACCCAGACCCACAAACCGGACATCTACCCGCATGTGGATGATGAGGCGACCATCGTACTGACCTATCCGGGAGCCCAGGCCATTATTCAGGCGTCCTGGAACTGGCCGGTTTCCCGCAAGGACATGGCCGTCTACGGTCGCGACGCCTACGTCTACGCGGATGACGGCAGTCGCATGCGAACCCGCGCCGGAGACGACGAGCCCGAGCACACCTTCAGCGCGGATCCGGCCGACGCCCCGGTCGACGATCCGTTCGCTTACCTCGCTCTGGTCGTGCGCGGTGAGCTGGACCCCGCGCAGGACCTCAACTCCCTGCCGATCAATCTCATCGTCATGGAGATTCTGGACGCGGCCAGGGAGTCCGCGCGGACTGGATCCGCCATTCGCCTGGCCGACTGA
- a CDS encoding DNA alkylation repair protein, giving the protein MSAQEIISHLESLSDEKNVAGMARFGIQGGRVLGISMPVLHALAKEHRKQHTLALALWDSGIHEARILAVLVADPAQVTRDQAERWAHDLESWDVCDQLCMRLLHRVPFAWDLAQDWCRREHEFVKRAGFVLPAVMSFKNKKVPDQRFLEFFPELLRGASDPRNYVKKAVSWAIREIGKRRPGLHPEALNLCDEILALDTPPARWIARDALRELTSEKVLARVRS; this is encoded by the coding sequence GTGAGTGCGCAGGAGATCATCAGCCACCTCGAGTCCCTTTCTGACGAGAAGAACGTGGCCGGCATGGCGCGCTTCGGCATTCAGGGGGGCCGTGTGCTGGGCATCTCGATGCCGGTGCTGCACGCCCTTGCCAAGGAGCATCGCAAGCAACACACCCTGGCGCTCGCACTGTGGGACTCGGGCATACACGAGGCCCGCATCCTGGCGGTGCTCGTGGCGGATCCAGCTCAGGTCACCCGCGACCAGGCCGAGCGTTGGGCGCACGACCTGGAATCCTGGGACGTGTGCGATCAGCTTTGCATGCGGCTGCTGCATCGTGTGCCCTTTGCCTGGGATCTCGCCCAGGACTGGTGCCGCCGGGAGCACGAATTCGTCAAGCGCGCCGGGTTCGTGCTGCCGGCGGTCATGTCATTCAAGAACAAGAAGGTGCCTGACCAGCGCTTCCTTGAGTTCTTTCCGGAGCTCCTTCGTGGCGCTTCCGACCCCCGCAACTACGTCAAGAAGGCCGTCAGCTGGGCCATTCGCGAGATCGGAAAGCGGCGACCGGGCCTTCACCCGGAGGCGCTGAATCTGTGCGATGAGATCCTCGCCCTGGACACGCCGCCGGCGCGCTGGATTGCACGCGATGCCCTAAGGGAGCTGACTTCTGAAAAGGTGTTGGCGCGCGTGCGGTCGTGA